Proteins encoded within one genomic window of Papio anubis isolate 15944 chromosome X, Panubis1.0, whole genome shotgun sequence:
- the BGN gene encoding biglycan produces MWPLWLLASLLALSQALPFEQRGFWDFTLDDGPFMMNDEEASGADTSGILDPDSVTPTYSAMCPFGCHCHLRVVQCSDLGLKSVPKEISPDTTLLDLQNNDISELRKDDFKGLQHLYALVLVNNKISKIHEKAFSPLRKLQKLYISKNHLVEIPPNLPSSLVELRIHDNRIRKVPKGVFSGLRNMNCIEMGGNPLENSGFEPGAFDGLKLNYLRISEAKLTGIPKDLPETLNELHLDHNKIQAIELEDLLRYSKLYRLGLGHNQIRMIENGSLSFLPTLRELHLDNNKLARVPSGLPDLKLLQVVYLHSNNITKVGVNDFCPVGFGVKRAYYNGISLFNNPVPYWEVQPATFRCVTDRLAIQFGNYKK; encoded by the exons ATGTGGCCCCTGTGGCTCCTCGCGTCTCTGCTGGCCCTGAGCCAGGCCCTGCCCTTTGAGCAGAGGGGCTTCTGGGACTTCACCCTGGACGATGGGCCGTTCATGATGAATGATGAGGAAGCTTCGGGCGCCGACACCTCGGGCATCCTGGACCCGGACTCTGTCACACCCACCTACAGCGCCATGTGTCCTTTTGGCTGCCACTGCCACCTGCGGGTGGTTCAGTGCTCCGATCTGG GTCTGAAGTCTGTGCCCAAAGAGATCTCGCCTGATACCACACTGCTGGACCTGCAGAACAACGACATCTCTGAGCTCCGCAAGGATGATTTCAAGGGTCTCCAGCACCTCTAT GCCCTCGTCCTGGTGAACAACAAGATCTCCAAGATCCACGAGAAGGCCTTCAGCCCCCTACGGAAGCTGCAGAAGCTCTACATCTCCAAGAACCACCTGGTGGAGATCCCGCCCAACCTGCCCAGCTCCCTGGTGGAGCTCCGCATCCACGACAACCGCATCCGCAAGGTGCCCAAGGGCGTGTTCAGTGGGCTCCGGAACATGAACTGCATCG AGATGGGCGGGAACCCACTGGAGAACAGTGGCTTTGAACCTGGAGCCTTCGATGGCCTGAAGCTCAACTACCTGCGCATCTCAGAGGCCAAGTTGACTGGCATCCCCAAAG ACCTCCCTGAGACCCTGAATGAACTCCACTTGGACCACAACAAAATCCAGGCTATCGAACTGGAGGACCTGCTCCGCTACTCCAAGCTGTACAG GCTGGGCCTGGGCCACAACCAGATCCGGATGATCGAGAACGGGAGCCTGAGCTTCTTGCCAACCCTCCGGGAGCTCCACTTGGACAACAACAAGCTGGCCAGGGTGCCCTCGGGGCTCCCAGACCTCAAGCTCCTCCAG GTGGTCTATCTGCACTCCAACAACATCACCAAAGTGGGTGTCAACGACTTCTGTCCCGTGGGCTTCGGGGTGAAGCGGGCCTACTACAACGGCATCAGCCTCTTCAACAACCCCGTGCCCTACTGGGAGGTGCAGCCGGCCACTTTCCGCTGCGTCACTGACCGCCTGGCCATCCAGTTTGGCAACTACAAAAAGTAG